In one Polynucleobacter sp. JS-JIR-5-A7 genomic region, the following are encoded:
- the ygiD gene encoding 4,5-DOPA dioxygenase extradiol yields the protein MTSHRQPAVFAGHGSPMYAIEPNRFTAAWAALGKSLKRPDAILVISAHWVTRGTWVTAMAKPKTIHDFGGFPQALFEIEYPAVGSPALADRVQELFNIPVVLEENEWGIDHGAWSVLKYLYPNADVPVVQLSLDGSMSAREHYELAKQLRPLRDENILILSSGNVVHNLRTIHWLENAQPYPWAKEFSEFFATEILANHHEPLIDWEKYGEAAHLSIPTAEHYWPALYTLALQQDGEHAKVFVDGIEMSSISMLSFSVQ from the coding sequence ATGACTAGCCATCGCCAACCTGCTGTATTTGCTGGCCATGGCAGTCCGATGTACGCTATAGAGCCCAATCGTTTTACTGCGGCTTGGGCTGCTCTAGGAAAATCACTCAAACGTCCTGACGCCATTTTGGTGATTTCGGCGCATTGGGTCACTCGAGGTACTTGGGTTACCGCAATGGCAAAACCTAAAACCATTCATGACTTCGGCGGATTTCCGCAAGCACTCTTTGAAATTGAATATCCAGCAGTGGGCAGTCCTGCTCTCGCGGATCGTGTTCAAGAGTTATTCAATATACCCGTCGTACTTGAAGAGAATGAATGGGGTATTGATCATGGCGCCTGGTCTGTTTTGAAGTACCTCTATCCCAATGCAGATGTGCCAGTGGTGCAGCTGAGCTTAGATGGGTCTATGTCAGCGCGCGAGCATTATGAGTTAGCAAAGCAGTTAAGACCCTTGCGTGATGAAAATATTCTGATTCTGTCTAGCGGGAATGTGGTGCACAACTTGCGCACGATTCATTGGCTAGAGAATGCGCAACCTTACCCGTGGGCGAAAGAATTTAGTGAATTCTTTGCTACCGAGATTCTTGCCAATCACCATGAACCTCTGATCGATTGGGAAAAGTATGGTGAGGCTGCCCATCTATCGATTCCGACTGCAGAGCACTACTGGCCTGCTTTATATACCCTAGCATTACAACAAGACGGTGAGCATGCCAAAGTATTTGTTGATGGTATCGAAATGAGTTCGATCAGTATGCTCAGCTTTTCTGTTCAATAA